In one window of Mercurialis annua linkage group LG4, ddMerAnnu1.2, whole genome shotgun sequence DNA:
- the LOC126678039 gene encoding protein PSK SIMULATOR 1-like — protein MGTQSWFSTFRWNSQKDAQEPDKAAVGVLAFEVAGLMSKVSRLWHSLRDDEMFRLREVILNSVGIHKLVSDDENYLMDIALSEIMEDFGLVSRSVARLGKKCMHPLFRRFEHFVNDPLEYSVEWVGWDYRLMKMERKVKKMERFVAVTMQLSQELEVLAELEQTLRRNRANSDFSRRKLLESQQKVMRQRQEVRNMREMSPWIRNYDYIVRLLARSLLTILQRIMNVFEISQLPFPKDDMVKKHLNPACLARSHSVSVIMQSAVHPSENFLCGISSGPLSRLDSKSGRAVAKKKVKKKQQQLLQQSSVLPNSKINPLNHFGPFRNCAIIGSGTPILQDGKQAIGGSAKFTFDYMKIVGKMENLNVKSLTCSNRVYTKLAQFSAKCGLLNASSSTLGHAALALHYANLIIFIEKLVSSPYMIDCESRDDLYGMLPTTIRAALRKRLEPYGRSPSTSTYDASLGREWILALANILEWLSPLAHNMIKWQSERNFEREEAVSRTNILLVQTLHYADQAKTEAAIIELLVGLNYTSKVNQGVDQRDCSECSRCRNNYSYTSKRNNRVY, from the coding sequence ATGGGAACACAGTCATGGTTTAGTACTTTTAGGTGGAATTCTCAAAAGGATGCTCAAGAACCTGACAAGGCAGCAGTTGGAGTTTTGGCGTTTGAAGTTGCGGGTTTGATGTCCAAGGTTTCTAGGTTGTGGCATTCTTTGAGAGACGATGAAATGTTTAGGTTGAGAGAAGTTATTTTGAACTCTGTCGGGATACATAAGCTTGTATCGGATGACGAGAATTATCTTATGGATATTGCACTAAGTGAGATAATGGAGGATTTTGGACTCGTATCAAGATCTGTTGCCCGGCTGGGGAAAAAGTGCATGCATCCTCTTTTTCGTCGTTTTGAGCATTTTGTTAATGACCCGCTTGAGTATAGTGTTGAATGGGTTGGGTGGGATTATAGATTAATGAAGATGGAAAGGAAAGTGAAAAAAATGGAGAGATTTGTTGCTGTCACAATGCAATTGTCTCAAGAGCTTGAAGTTCTTGCAGAACTTGAGCAAACACTTAGGAGAAATCGTGCAAATTCTGATTTTAGTCGAAGAAAATTGCTCGAGAGTCAGCAGAAGGTGATGCGGCAACGTCAGGAAGTGAGAAATATGCGTGAAATGTCTCCATGGATTAGAAATTATGATTACATTGTCCGTCTTCTGGCAAGATCACTTTTAACAATACTTCAAAGGATTATGAATGTGTTTGAGATTAGCCAGCTACCTTTCCCGAAGGACGACATGGTTAAGAAACATTTGAATCCTGCTTGTCTTGCACGGAGCCATTCTGTTTCTGTTATCATGCAATCAGCGGTACATCCTTCAGAGAATTTCTTATGTGGAATCTCTTCAGGACCTCTTAGTAGATTAGATTCAAAGTCAGGAAGAGCAGTTGCgaagaaaaaagtaaaaaagaagcAGCAACAACTTCTTCAACAGTCATCCGTTCTTCCTAACTCGAAAATCAACCCGTTAAATCATTTTGGACCTTTCAGAAACTGTGCGATAATTGGAAGTGGAACTCCTATTCTGCAGGACGGAAAACAAGCTATTGGTGGTTCAGCGAAGTTCACATTTGACTATATGAAAATTGTTGGTAAAATGGAGAACCTGAATGTGAAGTCTCTTACTTGTAGCAATAGAGTTTATACTAAATTAGCTCAATTCAGTGCAAAGTGTGGGTTGCTAAATGCCTCATCTTCTACTCTTGGTCATGCTGCTTTAGCTCTGCATTATGCAAATTTGATCATATTCATCGAGAAGTTAGTTTCTTCACCTTACATGATCGACTGTGAATCTCGAGACGACCTTTACGGTATGTTACCCACAACTATAAGAGCTGCTCTTAGAAAGAGACTCGAGCCTTATGGAAGATCTCCATCTACATCAACATATGATGCTTCCCTTGGACGAGAGTGGATTCTGGCGCTAGCAAACATATTGGAATGGCTGTCTCCACTGGCGCATAACATGATAAAATGGCAATCTGAGCGGAATTTTGAGAGAGAAGAAGCAGTTTCTAGGACGAATATTCTTCTGGTGCAAACGCTTCATTATGCAGATCAAGCAAAAACCGAGGCTGCAATTATTGAGCTTCTTGTCGGGCTCAATTACACGAGCAAGGTTAATCAAGGAGTTGATCAAAGAGACTGTTCTGAGTGTTCTCGATGCAGAAATAATTACTCTTATACATCTAAAAGGAACAATAGGGTATACTAA
- the LOC126676906 gene encoding ABC transporter G family member 15-like isoform X2 produces MTGNVLLNGKKRSTSCKTISYVTQEDYLLGNLTVKETLTYSAHLRLPRTMTNQEINSIVENIIMEMGLQDCADSKIGNWLIRGISGGEKRRVSISLEMLTQPRVMFLDEPTSGLDSASAFFVLKALKNIAVDGRIVVCSVHQPSSFIFDSFDDLCLLSGGEMIYFGEAKTAIEFFAEAGFPCPTRKNPADHFLRCINSDFDKLFSFRTRSENDYRSSDSEMKLKIEDIKAILAEKYKNSAYSIHTRKRIREIALVSDEHTSDMKMSRSSWWKQLNVLTKRSFVNIMRDMAYYWIRILFSILVSLGAGTMFYDIGLSFTSLLSRSKCYTFFYDFMLCLSVGGLPSIAEEWKVLSYERLNGHYGEGVFVIANFLSTFPFIALTAVSSAGIIYYMVKFHMGFSILCHFCINLFGCIAIMETVAMIAALLLPNFLMSVGASAAIIMFLTIPAGLYRPAIYLPNFFWRYPMTYISFTTWSVQGQFKNDMVGLEFDPMVPGDPKLQGEKALEMYYGIDLKWSKWWDLGAVLLLLLIHRVFFFLVLKYREKMVLLLSRVRVKKNIKHLAEKSPSFRRDSFSKRHQPLHSLSSQEGLSSPLP; encoded by the exons TCATATGTTACTCAAGAAGATTATCTCTTAGGAAATCTTACAGTCAAAGAAACATTAACTTACTCAGCTCATTTAAGACTTCCTCGTACAATGACAAACCAAGAAATCAATTCTATAGTAGAAAATATAATCATGGAGATGGGACTCCAAGACTGTGCTGACAGTAAGATCGGAAACTGGCTTATAAGAGGAATCAGCGGCGGCGAAAAGCGGCGAGTTAGCATCAGTCTTGAGATGTTAACTCAGCCTCGTGTCATGTTTCTTGATGAACCAACTTCTGGTCTTGATAGCGCTTCGGCTTTCTTTGTTCTCAAAGCTCTTAAGAATATTGCGGTTGATGGAAGAATCGTTGTTTGTTCTGTTCATCAACCGAGTAGTTTTATCTTCGATTCGTTTGATGATTTATGCCTTCTTTCGGGTGGCGAAATGATTTATTTTGGAGAGGCGAAGACGGCTATTGAG TTCTTCGCGGAGGCTGGATTTCCTTGTCCCACAAGAAAAAACCCTGCTGATCATTTTCTTCGATGTATCAATTCGGACTTTGACAAGTTATTTTCATTTCGAACACGGTCAGAAAATGATTAT AGATCGTCAGATTCtgaaatgaaattgaaaatagaaGACATCAAAGCAATACTTGCCGAAAAATACAAGAACTCTGCATACTCGATACATACAAGGAAAAGGATCCGGGAGATTGCACTTGTTAGT GACGAGCATACGAGCGATATGAAGATGAGCAGAAGCAGTTGGTGGAAGCAGCTGAACGTATTGACGAAAAGATCATTTGTGAATATAATGAGAGATATGGCATACTATTGGATCAGGATATTGTTCAGTATTTTAGTATCGTTGGGCGCAGGAACAATGTTCTACGATATAGGCTTGTCATTCACATCGCTCTTATCAAGATCGAAATGTTACACTTTTTTTTACGACTTCATGCTTTGCTTATCGGTTGGAGGCTTGCCCTCGATCGCTGAGGAATGGAAGGTGTTGTCGTATGAAAGATTAAACGGGCATTACGGAGAAGGAGTGTTCGTGATAGCCAACTTCCTCTCGACGTTCCCTTTCATAGCGCTAACCGCTGTATCATCTGCGGGTATAATATATTACATGGTGAAATTTCATATGGGATTCTCCATTCTCTGTCATTTCTGTATCAACCTATTCGGATGTATCGCTATAATGGAAACTGTAGCTATGATTGCTGCATTGCTTCTACCCAACTTTCTGATGAGTGTAGGAGCTTCAGCTGCCATTATT ATGTTTTTGACAATTCCAGCTGGACTTTATAGGCCAGCCATTTATCTTCCGAACTTCTTCTGGCGCTATCCCATGACCTACATCAGCTTTACTACTTGGTCTGTCCAG GGCCAATTCAAAAACGACATGGTCGGACTTGAGTTCGACCCCATGGTGCCAGGAGACCCGAAGCTCCAAGGAGAGAAAGCGCTCGAAATGTATTACGGCATCGACTTAAAGTGGTCGAAATGGTGGGATTTGGGTGCAGTGTTATTGTTGCTGTTGATTCACAgggttttcttctttttggtACTAAAATACAGGGAAAAAATGGTATTACTATTGAGTAGAGTCCGTgttaagaaaaatatcaaacatttggCAGAGAAGTCTCCATCATTTAGAAGGGATAGTTTCTCTAAGAGACACCAACCTCTTCATTCATTGTCTTCTCAAGAAGGTCTTTCATCACCATTGCCTTAG
- the LOC126678872 gene encoding uncharacterized protein LOC126678872: protein MEEKSGSTNLKQKALYYYSDSDDNGSDNNGSDAENTDNEEEDLILKNLLHKMNLGPKKKLLVLSPGVLCQKIRTFDKNKPRNCTADARFGTILVFKRPYCDEFVKFCFERFEVGIWSSAIEKNLNNVLGCLLGELRSKVLFAWDQEECTDSGLKSLENNEKPLFFKELRKLWESKSPSLGQFSSSNTLMIDDKPYKCLLNPPNTGIFIDEYKAGLGNDDVLGENGELRVFLDGVAEADDVASYVEENPFGQPAITSDHPDWGFYAKIVRRFGRK from the exons ATGGAAGAAAAGAGCGGCAGCACAAACCTGAAGCAAAAGGCTCTGTATTACTACAGTGACAGTGACGACAATGGCAGTGACAACAATGGCAGTGACGCTGAGAATACtgataatgaagaagaagacCTGATACTGAAAAATTTACTACATAAGATGAATCTTGGTCCGAAGAAGAAACTTCTTGTGCTGTCTCCTGGAGTTTTGTGTCAAAAGATCAGGACTTTCGACAAAAACAAACCAAGAAACTGCACTGCTGATGCTAGATTTGGCACCATTCTTG TTTTCAAGAGACCCTACTGCGATGAGTTCGtcaaattttgttttgaaaGATTTGAAGTTGGAATTTGGTCGTCTGCAATAGA AAAGAATCTGAACAATGTTCTGGGTTGTCTGCTAGGAGAGTTGAGAAGTAAGGTGTTGTTTGCTTGG GATCAAGAAGAATGCACTGATTCCGGATTGAAATCGTTGGAAAATAACGAGAAGCCTTTGTTTTTTAAGGAGTTGAGGAAATTATGGGAGAGCAAGTCACCATCTTTGGGACAATTTTCATCGTCAAACACTTTAATGATTGATGATAAGCCTTACAAATGTCTTCTGAATCCT CCTAACACAGGAATATTTATTGATGAGTACAAGGCAGGCCTGGGAAATGATGATGTTTTAG GTGAAAATGGAGAGCTTAGGGTGTTCTTGGATGGGGTAGCAGAAGCAGATGATGTAGCTTCCTATGTTGAAGAGAATCCTTTTGGACAGCCTGCGATAACATCTGATCATCCTGACTGGGGCTTCTACGCCAAGATTGTCCGTCGTTTTGGCAGAAAATGA
- the LOC126676907 gene encoding NADPH-dependent thioredoxin reductase 3, whose amino-acid sequence MVLSNPFMATSPKISIGIGAFPTPLHHRFTAMTTAAAALSLLPPPHYSHSLILLKRNGTVFSNFGRALPLNSATHSTSALRVKASSAESPPSSAKGVENVVIIGSGPAGYTAAIYAARANLKPVVFEGYQMGGVPGGQLMTTTEVENFPGFPDGITGPDLMDRMRRQAERWGAELYQEDVESVDVSNSPFTVKSSERKVKCHSIILATGATARRLKLPREDEFWSRGISACAICDGASPLFKGQVLAVVGGGDTATEEAIYLTKYARHVHLLVRKDQLRASKAMQDRVFNNPNITVHYNTETVDVVSNTKGQMSGILTRKLDTGEESVLEAKGLFYGIGHSPNSQLVEGQVELDSSGYVVVQEGTANTSVEGVFAAGDLQDHEWRQAVTAAGSGCIAALSVERYLVGNDLLVEFHQPPTEEVKKELTDRDVNEGFDITLTKHKGQYALRKLYHESPRLICVLYTSPTCGPCRTLKPILSKVIDEYDQNVHFVEIDIEEDQEIAEAAGIMGTPCVQFFKNKEMIRNIPGVKMKKEYREFIDANK is encoded by the exons ATGGTACTCTCAAACCCATTTATGGCCACGAGTCCGAAGATAAGTATCGGAATCGGCGCCTTTCCAACTCCGCTTCACCACCGATTCACCGCCATGACTACCGCAGCCGCCGCTCTCTCTCTTCTCCCTCCTCCTCACTACTCTCACTCTCTTATACTTCTTAAACGAAACGGCACCGTTTTCTCCAATTTCGGACGTGCGCTCCCTCTCAACTCGGCTACTCATTCTACTTCAGCTCTCCGAGTCAAAGCTTCTTCCGCCGAGTCGCCGCCTTCTTCAG CCAAAGGAGTTGAGAATGTGGTGATTATAGGTTCAGGACCTGCTGGTTACACAGCAGCAATATATGCCGCGCGTGCCAATTTGAAGCCTGTAGTCTTTGAAGGTTATCAGATGGGTGGTGTCCCTGGTGGACAGTTGATGACTACTACTGAAGTTGAGAATTTTCCAGGTTTTCCAGATGGAATTACTGGTCCAGATTTAATGGATAG GATGCGGCGGCAAGCTGAAAGGTGGGGAGCTGAACTATATCAAGAAGATGTTGAGTCTGTTGATGTTAGCAACAGTCCTTTCACTGTGAAAAGTAGTGAACGTAAG GTTAAATGCCATAGCATCATTCTTGCCACAGGAGCTACTGCGAGAAGACTCAAGTTACCTCGCGAAGATGAATTCTGGAGTAGGGGAATTAGTGCTTGTGCAATTTGTGATGGAGCATCTCCATTGTTCAAAGGACAAGTTCTTGCTGTTGTTGGAGGTGGTGATACAGCTACGGAGGAAGCAATTTATTTGACTAAATACGCCCGTCATGTTCATTTGCTTGTACGTAAGGACCAACTTAGGGCATCTAAAGCAATGCAAGATAG AGTGTTCAACAATCCAAATATCACTGTGCACTACAATACAGAGACTGTGGACGTCGTCAGCAATACTAAAGGGCAGATGTCTGGTATTTTGACCAGAAAACTTGATACTGGGGAGGAATCTGTTCTCGAGGCAAAAGGCTTGTTCTATGGCATTGGTCATTCGCCAAATAGCCAACTGGTAGAAGGCCAAGTTGAACTTGACAGTTCAGGTTATGTGGTAGTTCAGGAAGGTACAGCAAACACGTCCGTGGAAGGTGTCTTTGCCGCTGGAGATTTGCAG GACCATGAGTGGAGACAAGCTGTAACTGCTGCTGGATCCGGTTGTATTGCTGCTTTATCAGTTGAGAGATACCTTGTTGGAAATGATCTACTTGTTGAGTTTCATCAg CCTCCTACTGAAGAAGTTAAGAAGGAACTCACTGATAGAGATGTCAATGAGGGCTTCGACATTACACTGACAAAGCATAAGGGCCAG TATGCTCTACGAAAGTTGTATCATGAGAGTCCCAGGCTCATATGTGTACTATACACCTCCCCAACTTGTGGTCCATGTAGGACTTTGAAGCCAATCCTCAGCAAG GTAATTGATGAATATGATCAAAATGTGCATTTTGTTGAAATTGATATTGAGGAAGATCAAGAAATAGCAGAAGCAGCTGGAATTATGGGTACACCATGCGTGCAGTTTTTCAAGAACAAGGAGATGATCAG GAATATACCTGGAGTTAAAATGAAGAAAGAGTACAGAGAATTCATTGATGCAAATAAATGA
- the LOC130014714 gene encoding uncharacterized protein LOC130014714 — MGTQSWFSNLRWNSLKDAQENDKAAIGVLAFEVAGLMFKVSRLWRSLRDNEMFSLREEILNSIGIHKLVSDDDSYLMDLLLNNIMEDFGLISRSVARLGKKCVDPLFRRFECFVNDPLEHNLEWFGWDYRLMKMERKVKKMERFVAVTMQLSQELEVLAELEQTLRRNRANPDFSRRKLLESQQKVMRQRQEVRNLREMSPWIRTYDYIVRLLARSLLTILQRIIIVFEISQQPPPKEDIIKKHMNPACLPRSHSISVIMQSAVHPSESSLWGISSGPLSRFDLKLGTAVAKKKVKKKQRQLLQQSSALPNSKINPLNHFGPFRNCAIIESGSPIMQDGKQAIGGSAKFTVDYMKIVGKMEKLNMKSLTCSNRVFTKLAHFSAKCGLLKAPSSTLGYAALALHYANLITFIEKLVSSPYMIDCGSRDDLYSMLPTTIRAGLRKRLEHYGGSPAASTYDTSLGRKWSLALANILEWLSPLAHNMIKWQSERNFEREVAVSRKNFLLVQTLHYADQAKTEAAIIELLVGLNYTNKVSKGVDQRGCSECSGCRNNYSYTPKRKNSV; from the coding sequence ATGGGAACACAGTCATGGTTTAGTAATTTACGGTGGAATTCTCTAAAAGATGCTCAAGAAAATGACAAGGCAGCAATTGGAGTTTTGGCGTTTGAAGTTGCAGGTTTGATGTTTAAGGTTTCTAGGTTGTGGCGTTCTTTGAGAGACAATGAAATGTTTAGCTTGAGAGAAGAAATTTTGAACTCTATTGGTATTCATAAGCTCGTATCGGATGATGATAGTTATCTTATGGATCTTTTACTGAATAATATAATGGAGGATTTTGGACTCATATCAAGATCTGTCGCCAGGCTTGGCAAAAAGTGCGTAGATCCTCTTTTTCGTCGTTTTGAATGTTTTGTCAATGACCCGCTTGAGCATAATCTTGAATGGTTTGGGTGGGATTATAGATTGATGAAGATGGAAAGGAAAGTGAAAAAAATGGAGAGGTTTGTTGCAGTCACAATGCAATTGTCTCAAGAGCTTGAAGTTCTTGCAGAGCTTGAGCAAACACTTAGGAGAAATCGTGCAAATCCTGATTTTAGTCGAAGGAAATTGCTCGAGAGTCAGCAGAAGGTGATGCGTCAACGTCAGGAAGTGAGAAATTTGCGTGAGATGTCTCCGTGGATTAGAACTTATGATTACATTGTCCGTCTTCTGGCAAGATCACTTTTAACAATACTTCAGAGGATCATAATTGTGTTTGAGATTAGCCAACAACCTCCTCCAAAGGAAGACATCATTAAGAAACATATGAATCCTGCTTGTCTTCCACGGAGCCATTCCATTTCTGTTATCATGCAATCAGCGGTTCATCCTTCAGAGAGTTCCTTATGGGGAATTTCTTCAGGACCTCTAAGTAGATTTGATTTAAAGCTAGGAACAGCTGTTGCaaagaaaaaagtaaaaaagaagcAGCGACAACTTCTTCAACAATCATCCGCTCTTCCTAACTCAAAAATTAACCCATTAAATCATTTTGGACCTTTCAGAAATTGTGCGATAATTGAAAGCGGGTCTCCTATTATGCAGGACGGAAAACAAGCTATTGGTGGTTCAGCGAAGTTCACAGTTGACTATATGAAAATTGTTGGTAAAATGGAGAAGTTGAATATGAAATCTCTTACTTGCAGCAATAgagtttttactaaattagcTCACTTCAGTGCAAAGTGTGGGTTGCTAAAGGCCCCTTCTTCTACTCTTGGTTATGCTGCTTTAGCTCTGCACTATGCAAATTTGATTACATTCATCGAGAAGTTAGTTTCTTCACCTTACATGATCGACTGTGGATCTCGAGATGACCTTTACAGTATGTTACCCACAACTATAAGAGCTGGTCTTCGAAAGAGACTCGAGCACTATGGCGGATCTCCAGCTGCATCAACATATGATACTTCCCTTGGACGAAAATGGAGTCTGGCACTTGCAAACATATTAGAATGGTTGTCCCCACTGGCGCATAACATGATAAAATGGCAATCTGAGCGGAATTTTGAGAGAGAAGTAGCGGTTTCCAGGAAAAATTTTCTTCTGGTGCAAACACTTCATTATGCAGATCAAGCAAAAACCGAGGCTGCAATTATTGAGCTTCTTGTAGGGCTCAATTACACGAACAAGGTTAGTAAAGGAGTTGATCAAAGAGGTTGTTCTGAGTGTTCCGGATGCAGAAATAATTACTCTTATACACCCAAAAGGAAGAATAGTGTATAA
- the LOC130015409 gene encoding uncharacterized protein LOC130015409: protein MAEVLGTYHRLEKQLFVMHNGKSTGSGGFNPGFFKSYLGVVGDDVIKLCKEFFANGFFKEGLNDTALVLIPKSAFVENRLITDNIFIAYEIGHYLRGKRREKLGMVALKIDINKTYDRVKWEFKELMLRRLGFYDEWIKLIIYCLSLVKCTSIGDCTSMEPIIPSREVLRLLLTHVLRMIVSIFLCFVGEMTVVKSVLNEYERMSGQKVNVQKSNITFNPNVTMVDKLAVNLVMGMEEVSNSGKYLGLPFCEEVERMINSFWSGRDLVKNKDISWTK, encoded by the exons ATGGCAGAGGTTTTGGGAACTTACCAT AGGTTAGAAAAACAACTTTTTGTAATGCATAATGGTAAATCGACCGGGTCTGGTGGATTTAATCCTGGTTTTTTCAAATCCTATTTGGGAGTAGTGGGTGATGATGTGATTAAATTGTGTAAGGAATTTTTTGCTAATGGTTTTTTCAAAGAGGGTTTAAATGATACTGCTTTAGTTTTGATTCCTAAA AGTGCTTTTGTGGAAAATAGACTCATTACTGATAATATTTTCATTGCCTATGAGATAGGTCATTACTTGAGAGGCAAAAGGAGGGAGAAGCTGGGTATGGTAGCGCTTAAAATAGATATAAACAAGACGTATGATAGAGTGAAGTGGGAATTTAAGGAGTTGATGCTTCGAAGGTTGGGTTTTTATGATGAGTGGATTAAGTTGATAATTTATTGCTTATCCTTAGTCAAGTGTACGAGTATTGGTGATTGTACGAGTATGGAGCCGATTATCCCGAGTAGAG AAGTGCTCCGTCTATTACTCACTCATGTTTTGCGGATGATTGTTTCCATTTTCTTGTGTTTCGTTGGAGAGATGACCGTAGTGAAGAGTGTTCTGAATGAGTACGAAAGGATGTCAGGTCAAAAGGTTAATGTTCAGAAATCGAACATAACCTTTAATCCGAATGTTACCATGGTGGACAAATTGGCTGTTAATTTAGTTATGGGCATGGAGGAAGTGAGCAATAGCGGGAAATACTTGGGTCTCCC GTTTTGTGAGGAGGTAGAAAGGATGATCAACTCCTTTTGGTCGGGCAGAGATTTAGTGAAAAATAAAGACATTAGTTGGACGAAGTAG
- the LOC130015408 gene encoding uncharacterized protein LOC130015408, with product MWDSLWVIEEESSLMVIFMPDSLRNAKVSSLLVINYTEWDVGLVVKEVFDNKDAENILNIPNSSRAVDDGRLWKYEPKGKFPVKSCYRAACGKESSQLNAFWNKIWKLATTLHVHNFLWRMCKGFLPMAEVLASRKSSFSINAQLVKVPQFEEDETVSEWTSRWISSMEEDEKNLIALICWNLWQNRNNVV from the exons ATGTGGGACAGCCTGTGGGTTATTGAAGAAGAGAGTAGTTTAATGGTAATATTTATGCCGGATAGCCTTAGAAATGCAAAAGTTAGTAGTCTTCTTGTGATTAATTATACGGAGTGGGATGTGGGGCTTGTGGTGAAGGAAGTTTTTGATAATAAAGATGCTGAAAATATTCTCAACATCCCAAACAGCAGTAGAGCTGTAGATGATGGCCGGTTATGGAAGTATGAACCGAAGGGAAAGTTTCCCGTTAAGAGCTGTTACAGAGCAGCTTGTGGAAAGGAGAGTAGCCAACTTAATGCTTTCTGGAACAAAATCTGGAAACTGGCAACAACATTACATGTTCATAATTTCTTGTGGCGTATGTGTAAAGGTTTTCTTCCAATGGCGGAAGTGCTTGCTAGTCGAAAATCTTCGTTTTCGATCAATGCTCAGT TGGTGAAGGTCCCACAATTTGAGGAAGATGAAACTGTTTCAGAGTGGACGTCTAGATGGATTTCTTCGATGGAGGAGGACGAGAAAAATCTGATTGCCCTCATTTGCTGGAACTTGTGGCAGAATAGGAATAATGTTGTTTGA